The Nitrospirota bacterium nucleotide sequence CGGCAACATAATAAGTTTTCTCACAATATATCACCTCCCTTCATCAAACTTTAGAAGAAAATTTCTAATTTCAGGTATAACTATATCTTAATTTAAGAATAACATAATCCCTTATCTTGTCAAGGGTTTATCAGCAAATTTTGCGGGGTTGTTAGTGATTCTGGCACAAAAGTTGTATAATTAAAATATGCAAATATCAGATATAAACACGCTTATAAAAGAGGTGCTCTCCTATAACCCTGAGGCAGATGTGGAGACGCTGAGGAAGTCTTATATATTCTCACGTGAGGCCCACTGCAGCCAGAAGCGTTTTGAGGGCTCACCTTATATAGAGCACCCGCTTGCTGTTGCGGCAATCTTAGCGGAGATGAAGATGGATAGCACTACCATTACAGCAGGACTCCTGCATGACACTGTTGAGGATACAGGTACAACTGTTGAGGATATAAGGGATATCTTTGGAGATGATGTTGCATTCTTAGTTGAGAGTCTTACCAAGCTGAGCAGAATGGAGTTTAAGACAAGGGAAGAGGCTAAGGCTGAGAATTTCAGGAAAATGCTCCTCGCAATGGCAAAAGACATAAGGGTAATAGTCATAAAGTTTGCAGACAGGCTTCATAATCTGCGTACCCTCCAGTATCTGCCCGCGCACAAACAGCACAGGGTGGCCCTTGAAACTCTGGAGATATATGCCCCACTCGCAAATCGCCTCGGTATCGGCTGGCTGAAAACCGAATTTGAAGATTTGAGTTTTAAATACCTCATGCCCGAACTCCGTGAAGAGCTGGGGCAGAAAGTCACGAAGAGGAAAGAAGAACAGGAGGGTTATATTAAAGAGGTAATAGGGATAATAGAGGAAAAGCTTCGTGAAGAAGGGCTTCCAGGCAGAGTCTTTGGACGGGTCAAGCACTATTACGGCATTTACCAGAAGATGCAGAAGCAGGGAATTCCCTTTGAGCAGATTTACGATGTCCTTGGCCTGAGGATAATTACAGACACCAAGGCTGATTGTTATGCCATCCTCGGTCTTATCCATTCTCGGTGGACACCTGTTCCTGGTAGATTCAAGGATTATATTGGTGCCCCGAAGTCTAACATGTATCAGTCCCTGCATACTACGGTAATAGGGCCTAAAGGTGAGAAGGTCGAGTTCCAGATAAGGACAGAGGAGATGGACAAGATAGCTGAAGGGGGTATTGCTTCGCACTGGAGGTATAAGGAGCTAGGGCCTATAAAAGAAAAGGATGACCGATATTTTTCATGGCTGAGGGAGCTTGTTCAGTCTCAGAATGACCTTCCTGATGCTCAGGAATTCCTTGAAACAGTCAAGGGCGATATTTTCCCCGATGTTGTTTATGTCTTTACCCCTAAGGGGGATGTGATGGAACTTCCTGTGGATTCAACTCCTGTTGATTTTGCCTATAGCATCCATACTCAGATAGGGCATCAGTGTATTGGTGCAAAGGTGAACGGGAAAATTGTTCCTTTAAGATATCGCCTGCAGAACGGCGATACAGTTGAGATTATTACTGCTTCTGGCCATGATCCGAGTAAGGACTGGTTGAAGTTCGTTAAGACTCCGAGGGCAAAGGCAAGGATAAAGCAATGGGTGAAAGTAAAAGAGAGGGAAAAGAGCCTTGAGCTTGGAGGGGAGCTTCTTGAAAGAGAACTCAGGAAGCACGATCTGAGCCCTAATTTAGCAAGGTCCAGAGAAATTCTTGATGTGACCAGCTCTTTTGGGATTCACAATCATGAGGATCTTTTAGTAGCTATAGGTTACGGTAAACTCTCTGCACATCAAGTTATAAATAAACTTTTGCCTGAACCTGAAAAGGTTGAGATTGTGCCGGCAAGAAGGAGAATTAAAAGGCCAAAAGAAGAAAGGGGCATAAAGATTAAAGGTGTGGATAACATCCTTTTTCACCGTTCAAAATGTTGTTACCCTGTGCCAGGAGACAGAGTTATAGGTTTTGTGACAAGAGGCAAGGGGGTTTCGATTCATACAGGTGACTGCCTTAACCTTGAGTCACTCGCTGTTGACAGAGACCGTTTGGTAGAGGTGGAGTGGACTGCAGGAGAAGATGTTACCCATCCTGTGAAGATCGCTGTGTCTACGATTGATCAGCCAGGTATACTTGCAAATCTGAGCGCGGCAATTTCATCTGCTAATGTCAATATAGCTCATGCAGATGCCTCGACAACACAGGAAAAGAAGGCCTTCTGCAACTTTATAATAGAGGTTAAAGACAGGGCCCAGCTCGAAGGGGTTATTAAAAAGCTTATCCAGGTAAATGGTGTTATGGAAGTTAAAAGGGTCAAGACAGCATAGGAGCCCTTTACCCTCTGTCATGTGAGATTGCTTTGTTTCATCCGCAATGACATTTCATTATCTAAAGGATAGAGATAGAACTGAGAACATTTTTCGGTCAGTATAATGCGGTTGCATTATTAGCGATGTTATGATATAAACCCAAATATTGACAATGAGAACAGGCACCGTGGTTTAAAAAGGAGAGAAGATTGGATTTTTTAGCTAAATTAGGTGAGTGGTTCCTCTCTGTTGTCAAAGAGATGGGGAAGATGGCTATTTTTCTTGGCAACGCTATATATTTAATCTTCACCCCACCCTTTAAATACAAATTACTCCTGAGGCAGATCAGGTTTCTCGGTACAAGGTCCATGTCTATAATCCTTCTCACAGGCGCCTTTACCGGGATGGTGCTGGGGCTACAGTTGTTTTATACCCTGAGGAAATTTGGCTCTGAGGCACTGCTCGGGCCTGCAATTGCATTGAGTCTTATACGGGAACTCGGACCGGTATTTTCAGCCCTCATGATAACCGGCAGGACAGGTTCAGCCTTAACCGCAGAAATAGGAATGATGAGAATATCTGAGCAGATAGACGCATTATATTCAATGGCACTGAATCCGATAAAATATCTCATAGCCCCCAATATCTTAGGTGGAATGATTGCTTTTCCGTTACTGACAGCTATCTTCGATGTTGTAGGCATTTATGGTGGCTATTTCGTAGGGGTAAAGCTTCTCGGCATAAGCTCGGGGACATATTTTTCTGAAATGAAGACATTTGTTGAGATGGAAGATATCTTTGCAGGTATTTACAAGTCCTTGAGTTTTGGTATTATAGTGACCTGGATCTGTTGTTATAAAGGTTTTTACTCGGGTTATGGTGCTGAAGGAGTGAGCAAGGCGACAACCGAGGCGGTTGTGCTGTCATCTGTCCTTATCCTTGTAGGGGACTATGTTATAGGTTCGATGCTGCTATGACAAAAAAAAATATAATAGAACTTATAGACGTTGAAAAATCCTTTAATGGGCTAAAGGTGCTGGATGGCGTAACCCTGAAGATAGAGGCAGGAGAGATTATAACCATTATGGGGAAAAGTGGTGGGGGCAAAACCGTCCTCATGAAGCACTTTATAGGGCTGCTGAAACCTGATGTAGGCCAGGTGCTTATAGATGGTGAAGATATTACCTTTTTAAAAGGTAAGGAACTCGATAGAATAAGAGAGAAATTCGGGTTTCTCTTTCAGGGAGGCGCACTGTTTGATTCCATGACAGTGCTTCAAAATATTACATTTCCTCTAATAGAGAGGACCGATTTGGACGTAGAAACCATAAATGACAGAGCAATTAATGTCTTAACCCATGTTGGGCTTAAAGGGACAGAGGGGAAATACCCTGCAGAACTGAGCGGTGGCATGAAAAAGAGGGTTGCTCTTGCAAGGGCGCTTGTGATGGAACCAGAGATACTTCTCTTTGATGAGCCTACTACAGGCCTTGACCCTATAATCAGGACATCTATCCATCAATTGATAAAAGATGCTCACAGGGAATTTGGATTTACAGGTGTAATAATAAGTCATGAGGTGCCGGGGATTTTTGAAGTCTCTGATAGGATTGCAATGCTTCATGAAGGCAAGATAATAGAAGTTGGTACCCCTGAAGAGATTATTAACTCCAGTAACCCGGCAGTTCGCCAGTTTGTAACAGGAAGTATAGAAGGGCCTATAGAGACTATTTTTTATTAAATAAACCGGGGGCTGAAATGAAAAAGTTTAACCTTGAGATTGCAGTCGGAATTTTTCTCCTTTCGGGTATCCTCGCCCTGGCCTTTATCTCGGTGAAGCTGGGGAAGCTTGAGATTATTGGTGGAAGGGGCTATATGGTCTATGCCTATTTTGATAAGGCAGGTGGGATAAAGGCAGGCTCTATTGTGGAGATTGCAGGAGTGGGGGTTGGAACGGTGCAGAGTGTATCCCTTGAGAACTACCAGGCAAAACTCGCCCTCAGGCTTGAACCTTCAATTAAGCTCCAGGATGATTCTATTGCCTCAATTAAGACAAAAGGTCTTATAGGAGAGAAGTATGTGCAGATTACGCCTGGCGGCTCAGAGAAACTTATACCCCCCCATGGAAGGATAAGGGAAACCGAGTCTGCTGTGGATATCGAAGAGTTAATTTCAAAATACGTCTTTGGAAAGGTTTAAAGGAGAGGAGGTTATGGCTAATTCGAAAAGTTTTTTTATTGCCTTTTTTTGTGCCATGATTCTTATCTCTTTTTCAAGAGCCTCTGCCCAGGAAAAGATTGTGATGGACCTCAAACAGTGTATAGACAAGGCTGTTGACCTGAGCCCTGAAATCGGTGAGGCGCGCTATGAGGTTCAGGCATCGGAAAGCAAAAAGGCCCAGGCAGATGCTGCAAGATACCCACAGGTGGAGTTTCTTGCGTTGACCGCTCCATCGCCGAGGGCAAGGGGCGATCAGGTATCGTCTCCAGATGATTCTACAAGGCCGGTTATTTCAGGGATTTTTGGGAAGGGTGAGGTCAGCCTTATTCAACCACTTTATACATTTGGGAAAATAAGTAGCTTCAGAGAAGCCTCTGAGAGCGGTATAAAAGTGAGCATGGCAGGTGTTGATAAAAAGGTTTCAGATATTGTTTTGAGGATCAAGTATCTCTATTACAGTCTTCTCCTTGCAAAAGACCTCAAAAGACTCATTCTTGAAATAAAGGATGATCTCGTTACTACAATAGAAAAAGTGGAGAAGCAGCTCGACCTCGGTTCTCCATGGGTAGACCAGATAGACCAGTTCAAGCTAAATGCCTTTTTAGGAGAGGTGGATAGAAACTTAAATGAAGCGGAAAAAAGTATAGCACTTGCAAAAGATGCATTAAAGACTTCCATTGGCATAGCTAAGAATATAGAGTTTGATATTATTGATAATACCCTTACAAGAGAAGAAAGACCTATAAGGGTACTGGAAGACTACATAAACGATTCTCGACAGTTACGCCCTGAGTTTATTCAGTTGAGGGAGGGTCTTAAGGCCAGGGAGGCCCTTGTAAGTGCTGAGAAGAGCAATTACTACCCGATGCTATTCCTCGGTGCCAGAGGCTCGCTGGCAGGCGCCTCAAACAGAGATAGACTCCACAACCCCTTTGTCTTTGATGAATTCAATCACTCTTACGGTGCAGTATTTCTCGGTCTCAAGTGGTCTATAGATTTCGGGATAACAAAGGGAAAGGTGAGAGAGGCTGATGCCGAACATAGAAAACTTCTTGAGAAAAAGAGATTTGCCGATGAGGGGATTCCCTTTGAGGTGAGAAAGGCATATCTTGATATCGAGGAAGCAAGCAAGAGCATTGAGGCAACAGAGAAGGCTTACAAAAATGCAAGGAAATGGATCATTGCTGCTGTTGCAAACTTTGATATGGGTGTTGGCGAGGCAAAAGAAATAGCTGATGCGGTTAGTGTCTATGCCCTTACAAGGGCTAACAACCTTAGGTCTATTTACAATGAGAGAATGTCCTATGCTAATCTATTATATGCCACAGGCAGGGATAAAACAGAAAAATAGGAGATCTGATTTATGAATTCATCGCGATTTTCAACTTTATTTGTTGTGCTGCCAGTTTTTTTAATGACTACACTGGCTGAAGCTGGCGAACCAATGGAGCAGGTGAGGGCTTCGGTGGATAAGGTTCTGAACATCCTGAGGGATAAGGAACTAAAAAAACCAGAGAAGACCGAAGAGCGGAGAGAAAAAATCAAAACTGTAGTGCATGAGAGATTTAATTTTGATGAGATGTCCAAACGGTCCCTTGCCATTCACTGGGCCCAGAGGACCCCTGCAGAAAAAAAGGAGTTCGTAGACCTTTTTAGCGACCTGCTTGAACGCTCTTATACAAAAAAGATTGAAGGCTATACAGATGAAGAAATCTTATATACAGCGGAATCAGCAGAGGGGAATTACGCAATAGTAAAGACCAAGGTTTTAACCAAAAATAAAACCGAGATACCCATAGATTACAGACTCATCAGGGCAAATACAAAGTGGGAGATTTACGATGTTGTAATTGAGGGTGTAAGTCTAATCAACAATTACAGGACTCAGTTCAATAAAATTATAAGGTCGCAATCATATCAGGAGCTTGTAAAAAGAATGAAAAATAAGCAGGAGGCTGAAACCTTCGTGCAACCATAAAACAGGCAAGTTTCTAAATTCAAAACATTGAACACTGAAAAATCTGTTGAGCATTTCTTTGATGTCTTTGAAAGCCCTGTTGGCACCCTCTATTTGATTTTCTCGGGTAAATTTCTTGTCGGGATCTCCTTTGAAAAACCATCACGGATGCAATTCAAAAATGGGGCTGCCCCCAGGGAGTTTATTGGAGAGCTTAAGGGGTATTTTGAGAAGGGCAGGGATAATTTTAAACAGAAGATAAAATTTTCTGATGGGACTGAATTTGAGAGAAAAGTATGGCTTTTACTCAGAGAAATTCCCTTTGGTGAAACTAAAACTTATAAATGGCTTGCAGAAAGAATTGGCAAACCAAATGCCTGCAGGGCTGTGGGCCAGGCCCTTAAAAGGAACCCCATCCCTGTAGTGCTCCCATGTCACAGGATAATAGAATCTGATGGATCTATAGGCGGTTACTCATCAGGAGTTGACATTAAAAGAAGGCTCCTTGAAATGGAGTATTATTTAAAATTAAACAAATAGCGTTCTTTCCTATTTATAAAAATGGTTCTTTTCCCAAAAAGTTGCTAAAAAGGGTTCAAGCAAAATCAAAAATCAAATATCAAAAATCAAAATAATGGAATTCTTTAATTTTGCATTTTGATTTTTGCATTTTGATTTATTTATCCTTTCAATTCATCAACTAATTTGGAGATGACCATGAATTATAAGCTGACCTCTAATATCTTTAAAACCCAGTTCAATATTCCACCTGAGACAAAGGCGACAGGAAATATTATTGCTATCATACCGAGGGCCATTTTAAGACCTCTCTCTTTGACAATCATAAAGAAATTAGCAAGGCATGGGACAAAAAGTGTTATGGTAACAAGACTCACCAGGGACTGGTGAGGTGTAAGGAGCCCTTTTTCAGCCATAGCAAAGAGCCCTGCTGCGCCATAGTCTCTCCTTAAAAATCCGAGAATAAAGGCCTCAGCGGTCTTTGCCGGTAGCCCTAAGAAGCTCACTATCACAGGTGAAACCGCTGCCTCAATCCATATGAGAAGATTAAACTTATGAAGGACAAATAGTATAAGGGTTCCGAGGATAAACAGAGGCACTGCCTCCTTGAGGTACCACTCGACCCTCCCTATGGTCTTTACGATTATATTTCCTAAAATTGGCTTTCTTATAGGTGGTATTTCAAGGAAAAACTCTTCCCTTTCTCCTGGAAGGATTTTCGAGGCAAGGTAGCCAGAAAAAAAGAGGACTAATATAACACTTCCAATCCATATAGCAGTGGCTTTGATGGAAAGGGCTCCAAGCATTCCGAGGATTACTCCAAGCTGTGCAGAGCAAGGTATGGCTAAAGCCAGGAGAAACGTTGTGATTATCCGTTCCCTTTTAGACTCGAGAATTCTTGACGTCATCACAGCCATTGTCCCACATCCAAGACCCAGGACCATTGGAAGCACTGCCTTCCCATTCAGGCCCATAATATTGAAGACCCTATTGCTCATTATGGCAAGCCTGGGCAGATACCCTGTGTCTTCAAGGATAGCAAAGGCAATGAAGAAAGTGGTTGTAATAGGCAATATTATGGCAATGGCATAGGTGAGGGCCATGGTAATCAACCCATATTCACCGACTAACAATTCTTCGAAGAAAGCTATTGGAACCACTGCTTTTACAATTTTTTCTGCCCAGGGATTCAGGTATACTCCAAAGACTGTTTCTTCAAGGAGACCTACAAGTGTC carries:
- a CDS encoding bifunctional (p)ppGpp synthetase/guanosine-3',5'-bis(diphosphate) 3'-pyrophosphohydrolase — protein: MSDINTLIKEVLSYNPEADVETLRKSYIFSREAHCSQKRFEGSPYIEHPLAVAAILAEMKMDSTTITAGLLHDTVEDTGTTVEDIRDIFGDDVAFLVESLTKLSRMEFKTREEAKAENFRKMLLAMAKDIRVIVIKFADRLHNLRTLQYLPAHKQHRVALETLEIYAPLANRLGIGWLKTEFEDLSFKYLMPELREELGQKVTKRKEEQEGYIKEVIGIIEEKLREEGLPGRVFGRVKHYYGIYQKMQKQGIPFEQIYDVLGLRIITDTKADCYAILGLIHSRWTPVPGRFKDYIGAPKSNMYQSLHTTVIGPKGEKVEFQIRTEEMDKIAEGGIASHWRYKELGPIKEKDDRYFSWLRELVQSQNDLPDAQEFLETVKGDIFPDVVYVFTPKGDVMELPVDSTPVDFAYSIHTQIGHQCIGAKVNGKIVPLRYRLQNGDTVEIITASGHDPSKDWLKFVKTPRAKARIKQWVKVKEREKSLELGGELLERELRKHDLSPNLARSREILDVTSSFGIHNHEDLLVAIGYGKLSAHQVINKLLPEPEKVEIVPARRRIKRPKEERGIKIKGVDNILFHRSKCCYPVPGDRVIGFVTRGKGVSIHTGDCLNLESLAVDRDRLVEVEWTAGEDVTHPVKIAVSTIDQPGILANLSAAISSANVNIAHADASTTQEKKAFCNFIIEVKDRAQLEGVIKKLIQVNGVMEVKRVKTA
- a CDS encoding ABC transporter permease; translated protein: MDFLAKLGEWFLSVVKEMGKMAIFLGNAIYLIFTPPFKYKLLLRQIRFLGTRSMSIILLTGAFTGMVLGLQLFYTLRKFGSEALLGPAIALSLIRELGPVFSALMITGRTGSALTAEIGMMRISEQIDALYSMALNPIKYLIAPNILGGMIAFPLLTAIFDVVGIYGGYFVGVKLLGISSGTYFSEMKTFVEMEDIFAGIYKSLSFGIIVTWICCYKGFYSGYGAEGVSKATTEAVVLSSVLILVGDYVIGSMLL
- a CDS encoding ABC transporter ATP-binding protein — encoded protein: MIELIDVEKSFNGLKVLDGVTLKIEAGEIITIMGKSGGGKTVLMKHFIGLLKPDVGQVLIDGEDITFLKGKELDRIREKFGFLFQGGALFDSMTVLQNITFPLIERTDLDVETINDRAINVLTHVGLKGTEGKYPAELSGGMKKRVALARALVMEPEILLFDEPTTGLDPIIRTSIHQLIKDAHREFGFTGVIISHEVPGIFEVSDRIAMLHEGKIIEVGTPEEIINSSNPAVRQFVTGSIEGPIETIFY
- the mlaD gene encoding outer membrane lipid asymmetry maintenance protein MlaD, translated to MKKFNLEIAVGIFLLSGILALAFISVKLGKLEIIGGRGYMVYAYFDKAGGIKAGSIVEIAGVGVGTVQSVSLENYQAKLALRLEPSIKLQDDSIASIKTKGLIGEKYVQITPGGSEKLIPPHGRIRETESAVDIEELISKYVFGKV
- a CDS encoding TolC family protein, with the protein product MANSKSFFIAFFCAMILISFSRASAQEKIVMDLKQCIDKAVDLSPEIGEARYEVQASESKKAQADAARYPQVEFLALTAPSPRARGDQVSSPDDSTRPVISGIFGKGEVSLIQPLYTFGKISSFREASESGIKVSMAGVDKKVSDIVLRIKYLYYSLLLAKDLKRLILEIKDDLVTTIEKVEKQLDLGSPWVDQIDQFKLNAFLGEVDRNLNEAEKSIALAKDALKTSIGIAKNIEFDIIDNTLTREERPIRVLEDYINDSRQLRPEFIQLREGLKAREALVSAEKSNYYPMLFLGARGSLAGASNRDRLHNPFVFDEFNHSYGAVFLGLKWSIDFGITKGKVREADAEHRKLLEKKRFADEGIPFEVRKAYLDIEEASKSIEATEKAYKNARKWIIAAVANFDMGVGEAKEIADAVSVYALTRANNLRSIYNERMSYANLLYATGRDKTEK
- a CDS encoding ABC transporter substrate-binding protein, which produces MNSSRFSTLFVVLPVFLMTTLAEAGEPMEQVRASVDKVLNILRDKELKKPEKTEERREKIKTVVHERFNFDEMSKRSLAIHWAQRTPAEKKEFVDLFSDLLERSYTKKIEGYTDEEILYTAESAEGNYAIVKTKVLTKNKTEIPIDYRLIRANTKWEIYDVVIEGVSLINNYRTQFNKIIRSQSYQELVKRMKNKQEAETFVQP
- a CDS encoding methylated-DNA--[protein]-cysteine S-methyltransferase; protein product: MNTEKSVEHFFDVFESPVGTLYLIFSGKFLVGISFEKPSRMQFKNGAAPREFIGELKGYFEKGRDNFKQKIKFSDGTEFERKVWLLLREIPFGETKTYKWLAERIGKPNACRAVGQALKRNPIPVVLPCHRIIESDGSIGGYSSGVDIKRRLLEMEYYLKLNK
- the feoB gene encoding ferrous iron transport protein B, which gives rise to MHEHKEKTTAKGKYDRITLIGNPNVGKSVIFGLLTGKYVTVSNYPGTTVEVSYGNITLNGKQYSVVDTPGVNSLIPMSEDEKVTRDILLNERPSLILQVSDAKNLKRTLLLTIQLAETGIPLVLDLNMEDEARDRGIIIDSEKLKEILGVEVIGTIAPQRKGLGELRDALLKPASPKLSITYNPVIEEYAEKVSALLPEANISKRSLSMMILAGDESLKDWLTVNLQKDDIKRLEVLRNEAQEKFNQPLSLVINHERLKTAEDIVKEVTKRVASEGGKVSAFIGHVSMHPVWGIPLLLAVLYGIYEFVGIFGAGTLVGLLEETVFGVYLNPWAEKIVKAVVPIAFFEELLVGEYGLITMALTYAIAIILPITTTFFIAFAILEDTGYLPRLAIMSNRVFNIMGLNGKAVLPMVLGLGCGTMAVMTSRILESKRERIITTFLLALAIPCSAQLGVILGMLGALSIKATAIWIGSVILVLFFSGYLASKILPGEREEFFLEIPPIRKPILGNIIVKTIGRVEWYLKEAVPLFILGTLILFVLHKFNLLIWIEAAVSPVIVSFLGLPAKTAEAFILGFLRRDYGAAGLFAMAEKGLLTPHQSLVSLVTITLFVPCLANFFMIVKERGLKMALGMIAIIFPVAFVSGGILNWVLKILEVSL